A stretch of Myceligenerans xiligouense DNA encodes these proteins:
- a CDS encoding RidA family protein: protein MTKQAIRTDAAPAPAHVFHQGVRKGPFVQVSGQGPVDPATGEYVHAGDVAAQTTRTLENVAAIVEASGATFEDVVMLRVYLTSRDDFAAMNEAYGAFVTRHCPSGVLPSRTTVMVGLPRAEMLVEIDALAITD, encoded by the coding sequence ATGACCAAGCAGGCGATCCGTACCGACGCCGCGCCCGCCCCGGCGCACGTGTTCCACCAGGGTGTGCGGAAGGGTCCGTTCGTGCAGGTGAGCGGGCAGGGGCCGGTGGACCCGGCGACGGGCGAGTACGTGCACGCGGGCGACGTCGCCGCGCAGACCACGCGCACGCTGGAGAACGTGGCCGCGATCGTCGAGGCGTCGGGCGCGACGTTCGAGGACGTCGTCATGCTCCGCGTGTACCTGACCTCGCGGGACGACTTCGCCGCGATGAACGAGGCGTACGGCGCGTTCGTGACGCGCCACTGCCCGTCCGGTGTGCTGCCGAGCCGCACCACCGTGATGGTGGGCCTGCCGCGTGCGGAGATGCTGGTGGAGATCGACGCCCTGGCGATCACGGACTGA
- a CDS encoding alanine racemase, translating to MRIDDFSLSWPLLTVDLAALEHNIARVAEVFTDAGVEFAPHVKTHMSTGIYRRQAAAGTWGATVATPGQLREVVWWGKVGLRTRVLLANELTDPREIRWLRDALDAGEVQEAWVYVDSSEGVALLDTAFAEAVFPERLGVLVEVGVPGGRTGVRSVAQVAALARQVTQAGLRLVGVAGYEGPVASGTSDAELEAVAGWCADLRAAGARVAGLVDGEVVLSAGGSAFADVVLRELTTPLTDPAGAAVATRVVLRSGAYVAHDHGHYRRTDPWRRLGAGPLRPALTVWGQVLSVPEPGLVICGVGRRDASSDIDLPTPLTVRTVDDGGRLGAARDLPDGWGEVTALNDQHAFVRVGAVAAREICPGDVVGFGISHPCTTFQLYRTAYLVDGDEIVEPLQLAFH from the coding sequence GTGCGCATCGACGACTTCTCGCTGTCCTGGCCGCTGCTGACCGTCGACCTGGCGGCGCTGGAGCACAACATCGCCCGCGTCGCCGAGGTGTTCACGGACGCCGGCGTGGAGTTCGCGCCGCACGTGAAGACGCACATGTCCACCGGGATCTACCGGCGCCAGGCGGCGGCTGGTACGTGGGGCGCGACGGTGGCGACCCCCGGCCAGCTCCGGGAGGTCGTCTGGTGGGGCAAGGTGGGCCTGCGCACCCGGGTGCTGCTGGCGAACGAGCTCACCGACCCGCGTGAGATCCGGTGGCTGCGCGACGCGCTGGACGCCGGTGAGGTCCAGGAGGCGTGGGTCTACGTCGACTCGTCCGAGGGCGTGGCGCTCCTGGACACGGCGTTCGCCGAGGCCGTGTTCCCCGAGCGGCTGGGCGTGCTCGTGGAGGTCGGCGTGCCCGGCGGGCGCACCGGGGTGCGGTCGGTCGCCCAGGTCGCGGCCCTGGCCCGGCAGGTGACCCAGGCGGGGCTGCGGCTCGTCGGCGTCGCCGGGTACGAGGGTCCGGTGGCGAGCGGCACCAGCGACGCCGAGCTCGAGGCGGTGGCCGGCTGGTGTGCCGACCTGCGCGCGGCAGGCGCCCGGGTCGCGGGACTCGTGGACGGCGAGGTGGTGCTCAGCGCGGGCGGGAGCGCGTTCGCCGACGTCGTGCTGCGCGAGCTGACCACGCCGCTGACCGACCCGGCCGGGGCGGCCGTGGCGACGCGCGTGGTGCTGCGGTCCGGCGCGTACGTCGCCCACGACCACGGCCACTACCGGCGCACGGACCCGTGGCGCCGGCTGGGTGCCGGCCCGCTGCGCCCGGCGCTGACGGTGTGGGGCCAGGTGCTGTCGGTGCCGGAGCCCGGCCTGGTCATCTGTGGTGTGGGACGCCGCGACGCGTCGTCGGACATCGACCTGCCGACGCCGCTCACGGTCCGTACCGTGGACGACGGCGGCCGGCTGGGCGCGGCGCGCGACCTGCCCGACGGCTGGGGCGAGGTCACCGCGCTCAACGACCAGCACGCCTTCGTGCGGGTCGGGGCGGTCGCCGCCCGGGAGATCTGCCCGGGCGACGTCGTCGGCTTCGGGATCTCGCACCCGTGCACGACGTTCCAGCTCTACCGCACCGCGTACCTGGTCGACGGCGACGAGATCGTCGAGCCGCTGCAACTCGCCTTCCACTGA